A single region of the Vicia villosa cultivar HV-30 ecotype Madison, WI linkage group LG4, Vvil1.0, whole genome shotgun sequence genome encodes:
- the LOC131595011 gene encoding uncharacterized protein LOC131595011 yields MVYLAIISVFGWAYSLPLTFSIQDFAYLYDPNNEIAGASFVKLNLLPSSPMQSNLFRLNCILFRYLFIQFSIMTFNHRLISFYAGGSQDMKSVGMQYLEVVRKLKEWGFQPKRSIHLAFSPNEEIGGHDDAEKFSLSGVFQDFYVGLPSPDDHYRAFYAERSPWWLVIKAIGIPGHGAKLYDNSAMENLLKSIETIQRYRASQFDLINTGLKALGQGSIFY; encoded by the exons ATGGTATATCTTGCCATCATTTCAGTATTTGGATGGGCTTATAGCTTGCCACTTACATTCAGCATTCAG GATTTTGCGTATCTTTATGATCCAAACAATGAGATTGCTGGAGCGTCATTCGTGAAGCTGAATCTTCTTCCATCATCACCAATGCAATCTAATTTATTCCGCCTTAATTGCATTCTCTTTAGGTACCTTTTCATTCAATTTTCAATCATGACTTTCAATCATCGGTTGATTTCATTTTATGCAGGAGGCTCTCAGGATATGAAGTCTGTTGGAATGCAGTATCTTGAAGTTGTTCGTAAGCTTAAGGAATGGGGGTTTCAACCTAAAAGGAGTATTCATTTGGCTTTTTCTCCTAATGAGGAGATTGGTGGACATGATGATGCTGAGAAGTTCTCTCTTTCTGGAGTTTTTCAGGATTTCTATGTTG GGCTTCCTTCTCCGGACGACCATTACAGGGCATTCTATGCAGAGAGGAGTCCGTGGTGGTTGGTGATCAAGGCTATTGGGATTCCTGGACATGGAGCCAAACTTTATGATAACTCTGCTATGGAGAATCTTTTGAAGAGTATTGAGACCATCCAAAGGTATCGTGCCTCGCAGTTCGACTTGATAAACACCGGCTTGAAGGCTCTTGGTCAGGGAAGTATTTTCTATTAA